Proteins from a genomic interval of Novipirellula aureliae:
- a CDS encoding helix-turn-helix domain-containing protein has translation MKVFTTGQVAKICKVAPRTVSKWFDSGRLKGYRIPGSQDRRIPREYLIKFLKEHGMPLGDLEDEAMAKCLIVAQDQVLIENLKRELPPEKAFKVAVAASGFEAGIQAESFNPDCIIVDFSIGKIEAVQICQNLRKNIDFTDIVLIALLPDDGQPMSFDRSSINETFKKPFDAHLLAERLRTLVGSKKELV, from the coding sequence ATGAAGGTCTTCACAACTGGACAGGTCGCAAAGATCTGTAAAGTGGCTCCGAGAACCGTGTCAAAGTGGTTCGATTCGGGGCGTTTAAAGGGCTATCGCATTCCTGGAAGTCAGGACCGGCGAATCCCGCGAGAGTATTTGATTAAGTTCCTTAAGGAACACGGTATGCCCCTGGGGGATCTGGAAGACGAAGCGATGGCGAAATGCCTGATCGTTGCCCAAGACCAGGTGCTGATCGAGAACCTCAAGCGAGAATTACCGCCTGAGAAAGCGTTCAAAGTGGCTGTCGCTGCGAGCGGTTTCGAAGCGGGGATTCAAGCGGAAAGCTTTAATCCGGATTGTATCATTGTTGACTTCTCGATCGGTAAGATCGAGGCTGTTCAGATTTGTCAAAATCTGCGCAAGAATATCGACTTTACCGATATCGTCCTGATTGCATTGCTTCCCGATGACGGGCAACCGATGAGCTTCGACCGAAGCAGTATCAACGAGACGTTCAAGAAGCCTTTCGACGCGCATTTGCTCGCCGAACGACTTCGAACCCTCGTCGGAAGCAAGAAAGAATTGGTCTAG